GGGTGCTGCCGGGGACGATCGGCGGGTGCTCGGCGCCGAGGGCGGACTCGGGCGCGGCGAACACCAGCGACGCGGGCTGCTCGCCCGAGACGGCACGGAGGACTCGTTCGTGGTCGGCCCAGAGCGGACGCTCCTCGCCCGCGAGGAAGGTCGTGGTCGCCGTCGCGTCGCCCACGTGCGACGCCGGGGTCGACGCTGGATTCGGCGCCGATCGGAGCGCACCGACGCGCACCGGGCGACCCTCGTCCCGCCACTTCGTGAAGCCCCCGTCGAGCACAGCGACGGAGTCGAAGCCGAACGAGCGGAAGATCCACCAGAGCCGCGCCGACCACTCGCCGACGCTGTCGTCGTAGACCACGACCGTCGAGGTGTTCGTCACGCCGAGGTCGCCGGCGGCGGACTCGAACCGCTCGGCGCCGGGTCGGGTGAACGGGACGTCGGCGTCGGGCGTGGAGAACGCCTCGACGAGGTCGGCGTGCCGGGCGCCCGGGACGTGTCCGCGCTGCTCGTAGGAGTCCCGCGCCGTCTGCCACGTCGTCTCGAGACCGGTCCCCGCGGTGTGCACGGACGCGTCGAGCACGACGAGCTCGTCAGCACCGAGGTGGTCTGCGAGCCACTGCGTCGACACGAGCGGCGAGGTCAGGACGGGGGCCATGCCGGAAAGGGTAATCGGCACCCCTGACGTGTGCGAGGGAAACCGACACACGACGCAACCGGGCCGCGTCCTGCGGCGGATCGTCAGACCGGACGGAGCGGTTCCGGCGTGCCGGCGGGGACCTCGACGCGGATGCGGTCTCCGGGGCGGACGACCCCGCCGGTGACGACGACGGCCATCACGCCGCCCTTGCGTTCGACCGAGCCGTCCTCGGCGCGACCGAGCACAGCGCGCAGGAGCCCGGGCTCGAAGTCGTTGATCTGCTGGCAGGGGTTCCGCAGGCCGGTCACGCGGACGCAGGCGTCGTCGCCGAGGTGCAGGAGCGTGTCGGTCGGCAACCCGAGCAGGTCGACGCCGCGGGTGGTGACGTTCTCGCCCATCTGGCCCGGAGCGACTTCGTACCCGGCCTCGGCGACCTCGTCGAAGAGTTCGGTGTGCAGCAGGTGGACCTGCCGCAGGTTCGGCTGCGAGGGGTCCCGCGCGACCCGGGACCGGTGCTGGACCGTGGTGCCGGCGTGTGCGTCGCCCTCGATGCCCCAGCCGGCGACGAGCACGACCTCGTCCACGACCGGCTTGCTGAACCGGTGGTCGGTGTCGCGGCTGACGGAGACGACGGCGGCGTGATCTTCCTGGTGTTCGGTCACCCCTCGATCCTGGCGCGGATCGGGTCGGGGCGCGAGGGTGTCCCGCGCGGAGTGCCGGGAGTGTCGACGCCGAACGACAAACCCGTTGTCGTACGACCTCGATCATGTCGCTGCCGTCGGACCGCGAATGCTCGCGAACGCAACGAGCGACAACGCCGATGTCGTGCGCCGTCGACCATGTCGTTCGGCGTCGGCGTCGGCGCCCCCGCCCCGCCCCGCCCCGCCCGCCACGCCGCACCCGCGCCCGCGCCCGCGAGCGACGAACGGCCCGCCCCGGAGAACCGGGACGGGCCGTTCGTGTCGAGCGGGACGGGTCAGTGCGCCGCGGTCGGGATGCTGCCCGTCGTCGCCGCGCTGGCGTGCTCGAGCTTCGCGAGCCGCACCGACTGGCGGTTGATGAGGAGCCCGCCGGCCAGTGCGACCAGGACGAGCACGCCCGCCGAGATGCCGAACGCCACGTGGTACCCGTCGAGCACGGCCTGCGCCTGCTGGAGCTTCGTCGGCGCCGCGGAGAGCCCGGAGAGGCTGTTCGCCACGACGTTCGCGAAGATCGTCGACAGGAGCGCGGTGCCGATCGAGCCGCCGATCTGCTGCATCGTGTTCACTGTCGCCGAGGCCACGCCAGCGTCCGCACGGGCGACCCCGGTCGTCGCGGTGTTCATCGCGGACGAGAAGATCGTGCCCATGCCGAGGCCGATCACGATGAGCGCCGGCAGGACGGTGCCCGCGTAGGAGCTGTCGAGGTCCGTGCGGAGGAGCAGCAGCAGACCGATCGACGCGACGAGACCACCGGCGAAGATGAGCACCTTCGGCCCGACGCGGGGGAGCAGGCGACCACCGATCTGCGTCGCCGAGATCATGATCGAGAGCGGCATCGGCAGGAACGCCAGACCCGTCTGCAGCGAGCTGAACCCGAGGGTCTGCTCGAGGTAGTAGGTCAGGAACAGGAAGATGCCGAACATGCCGATCGCCACCAGGCCGATCGCGATGAACGAGCCACCGCGGTCACGGTCGAGCACGACCCGGAGCGGCAGCAGCGGGTGCGCGACGCGGGTCTCGATGAAGACGAACGCCGCGATGAGCACGACGCCCGCGGCGAGCATGACGATCGTGACCGGGGAGTCCCAGCCGTTGGTCTCGGCGTTGGAGAAGCCGTAGACGACGCCGACCAGGCCAGCGGTGATCGTGAGGACGCCGGCGACGTCGATGCGCGGGCGTTCGACCTTCGGCGGCTTCGCCATGAACACCAGGGCGCCGATCACGCCGAGCACCGCGAACACGACGTTCACGTAGAGGCACCAGCGCCACGACGCGTACTCGGTGAGCACGCCGCCGAGAAGGAGGCCGATCGCGGCACCGGAGCCGGCGATCGACCCGAAGATGCCGAACGCACGGCCGCGTTCCTTCGGGTCGCGGAAGGTCGTCGTCAGCATGCCCAGCGCGGAGGGGGCGAGGAGCGCGCCGAACACGCCCTGCAGTGCACGAGCGGCGACGAGCAGGCCGAACGAGTCCGCCAGGCCGCCGAGCACGGACGCCACGGCGAAGCCGACGAGCCCGATGATGAAGGTGTTCTTCCGGCCGAAGAGGTCGCCGAGCCGCCCGCCGAGGAGCAGCAGCGACCCGAACGCGAGCGAGTACGCCGTGACGATCCACTGGCGCTGGTCGGTGCCGAAGTCGAGGTCGGCCTGGGCCGAGGGCAGTGCGATGTTGACGATCGTCGCGTCGAGCACGACCATCAGCTGCGCGAGGGCGATGACCGCCAGGGCGATCCAACGGTGGTTGCTCTTGTCGGGCGTGGAGCCGGAAGTCGTGGGTGCTGTCCCGGTGGGGGTCGGCACGGTCTGTTCTGCCGTCACGGCAGCCTCCTTCGAGAAGGTGGAGGGGTGGTGGAGCACGCGCCGTCGGGCGCTCCGGGAGAGGGAGGGATGAAGCGGATGCGATGCATCCGCTTGTGACCAGTGTAGACCGAAACGGAAGGTCCGCATCCGCTTATTCCCAGAAAGTTCAACTAGCGTCGAGGCCGTGAGCACCACCGACCTCGAGCGCCCCCTCCGCGCCGACGCAGCACGCAACCGCGAGCTGATCCTGCAGACGGCACGCAAGTGCTTCGCGGAACGCGGGTTGTCGGTCACGCTGAACGACATCGCGCACGAGGCCGGGGTCGGCGTCGGCACGGTCTACCGCCGCTTCGCCGACAAGGACTCCCTGATCGAGGCGCTGCTCGCCACCAAGTTCGAGGCGATGAACGACGCCGCGGCACGTGCGGCGGACGAGTCCGATCCGCGCGAGTCCCTGCGGGTGTACCTGATGGGCGTGTTCGAGTTCCGGGCACGCGACCGGGCCCTCGCCGACGCCATCGTGCGTGCCGGCAAGTCGCGTCCGTCGATCGTGCAGGAACGCGATCGACTCGAGACCCAGGTCTCCGAGATCATCCGCCGTGCGCGGGACGCCGGCGTCGTGCGGGTCGGGTTCGACTACCGCGACCTGCCGATGCTCACCTCGATGGTCGGCGCCGTCGCGGACACCACCCGCGCGCACGACCCCAACGCGTGGCGGCGCTACGCCGAGGTCCTCATCGAGGGCGTGCTACCGGGCGAACGGGAAGCGCCCATGCTCGGCGAGCCGCTCGACCGTGAATCGATCGAGCGAGCGCTGCACGCGCAGTCCTGACGCCGCGCACGCCGCAGTCCCGGCACCGCGGCGGCCGAGCACTACAACCAGCTCGGCACCCAGTAGTGCGACCGGACGAAGTCCCACGGCATCTGCATGCCGGTCCACATCGGGAACCAGTACGCCGACGCGAGCACCACGACCCCGAGGTACACGCCGACCCAGACGACCGCTCGGGTCCGGCGTGGCCGGAGATCGTCCCGTGAACCGAGCACCAACCCGATCGCCGCGGCGAGCGCCATCACC
The sequence above is a segment of the Curtobacterium sp. BH-2-1-1 genome. Coding sequences within it:
- a CDS encoding sulfurtransferase, giving the protein MAPVLTSPLVSTQWLADHLGADELVVLDASVHTAGTGLETTWQTARDSYEQRGHVPGARHADLVEAFSTPDADVPFTRPGAERFESAAGDLGVTNTSTVVVYDDSVGEWSARLWWIFRSFGFDSVAVLDGGFTKWRDEGRPVRVGALRSAPNPASTPASHVGDATATTTFLAGEERPLWADHERVLRAVSGEQPASLVFAAPESALGAEHPPIVPGSTPITVDTLVDPTTNAYLRRPALEQAFASVLDADEIVTYCGVGSAACVDALALTVLGHEKVRVYDGSLLDWWRREPEALAS
- a CDS encoding MOSC domain-containing protein; protein product: MTEHQEDHAAVVSVSRDTDHRFSKPVVDEVVLVAGWGIEGDAHAGTTVQHRSRVARDPSQPNLRQVHLLHTELFDEVAEAGYEVAPGQMGENVTTRGVDLLGLPTDTLLHLGDDACVRVTGLRNPCQQINDFEPGLLRAVLGRAEDGSVERKGGVMAVVVTGGVVRPGDRIRVEVPAGTPEPLRPV
- a CDS encoding MFS transporter encodes the protein MTAEQTVPTPTGTAPTTSGSTPDKSNHRWIALAVIALAQLMVVLDATIVNIALPSAQADLDFGTDQRQWIVTAYSLAFGSLLLLGGRLGDLFGRKNTFIIGLVGFAVASVLGGLADSFGLLVAARALQGVFGALLAPSALGMLTTTFRDPKERGRAFGIFGSIAGSGAAIGLLLGGVLTEYASWRWCLYVNVVFAVLGVIGALVFMAKPPKVERPRIDVAGVLTITAGLVGVVYGFSNAETNGWDSPVTIVMLAAGVVLIAAFVFIETRVAHPLLPLRVVLDRDRGGSFIAIGLVAIGMFGIFLFLTYYLEQTLGFSSLQTGLAFLPMPLSIMISATQIGGRLLPRVGPKVLIFAGGLVASIGLLLLLRTDLDSSYAGTVLPALIVIGLGMGTIFSSAMNTATTGVARADAGVASATVNTMQQIGGSIGTALLSTIFANVVANSLSGLSAAPTKLQQAQAVLDGYHVAFGISAGVLVLVALAGGLLINRQSVRLAKLEHASAATTGSIPTAAH
- a CDS encoding TetR/AcrR family transcriptional regulator — encoded protein: MSTTDLERPLRADAARNRELILQTARKCFAERGLSVTLNDIAHEAGVGVGTVYRRFADKDSLIEALLATKFEAMNDAAARAADESDPRESLRVYLMGVFEFRARDRALADAIVRAGKSRPSIVQERDRLETQVSEIIRRARDAGVVRVGFDYRDLPMLTSMVGAVADTTRAHDPNAWRRYAEVLIEGVLPGEREAPMLGEPLDRESIERALHAQS